One region of Citrus sinensis cultivar Valencia sweet orange chromosome 6, DVS_A1.0, whole genome shotgun sequence genomic DNA includes:
- the LOC102618628 gene encoding UDP-arabinose 4-epimerase 1-like gives MDIVSANRKRNFAGRILVASVLTAVFIFMFSLSPDSNSTKAFPRHEPGVTHVLVTGGAGYIGSHAALRLLKDSYRVTIVDNLSRGNMGAVKVLQELFPQPGQLQFIYADLGDAKAVNKIFAENAFDAVMHFAAVAYVGESTLEPLRYYHNITSNTLVILEAMAAHKVKTLIYSSTCATYGEPDKMPITESTPQKPINPYGKAKKMSEDIIIDFSKTTNMAVMILRYFNVIGSDPEGRLGEAPHPELREHGRISGACFDAARGIIPGLKIRGTDYNTADGTCVRDYIDVTDLVDAHVLALANAKPGKVGIYNVGTGKGRSVKEFVEACKKATGVNIKVEYLSRRPGDYAEVYSDPSKIRDELNWTARFTYLQGSLQIAWRWQKTHINGYGSHNN, from the exons ATGGATATTGTGAGTGCAAATCGAAAGAGAAATTTTGCTGGCAGGATTCTGGTGGCTTCTGTCCTCACagctgtttttattttcatgttcaGTCTGTCCCCTGATTCTAACAGTACCAAAGCG TTTCCCCGGCACGAACCAGGAGTGACTCATGTCTTAGTAACCGGAGGTGCTGGCTATATAGGCTCTCATGCTGCTCTTCGACTGCTGAAAGATTCATACCGCGTAACAATAGTG GACAACCTGTCACGAGGGAATATGGGTGCTGTTAAAGTTCTGCAAGAGCTATTCCCGCAGCCTGGGCAACTTCAGTTCATTTATGCTGATCTAGGCGATGCAAAAGCG GTCAACAAAATCTTTGCGGAAAATGCATTTGATGCTGTTATGCATTTTGCAGCGGTTGCTTATGTTGGTGAAAGTACACTTGAACCTCTAAG ATACTATCACAACATTACATCAAACACCTTGGTAATTTTAGAAGCAATGGCAGCACATAAAGTGAAGACATTGATCTATTCGAGTACTTGTGCAACTTATGGAGAGCCTGATAAGATGCCGATCACAGAATCAACTCCTCAA AAACCGATTAATCCATATGGAAAAGCCAAGAAGATGTCAGAAGATATCATAATCGATTTCTCCAAAACCACCAATATGGCTGTCATGATCCTGCG ATACTTTAATGTGATTGGCTCAGACCCGGAAGGAAGATTGGGGGAAGCTCCCCATCCAGAACTACGTGAGCATGGCCGGATATCTGGAGCGTGTTTCGATGCAGCGCGAGGGATTATTCCTGGACTTAAG ATTAGAGGAACAGACTATAACACCGCTGATGGCACTTGTGTACGCGACTACATTGATGTCACAGACTTGGTTGATGCTCATGTGCTAGCTCTTGCCAATGCAAAACCTGGGAAAGTTGGCATCTACAATGTTGGCACTGGAAAAG GTAGATCAGTGAAGGAATTTGTGGAGGCCTGTAAGAAGGCAACAGGGGTGAACATAAAGGTTGAATATCTCAGCCGCCGGCCAGGGGATTATGCTGAGGTTTACAGTGATCCTTCAAAAATAAGGGATGAGCTTAATTGGACAGCAAGGTTTACATATCTCCAAGGGAGTTTACAAATTGCATGGAGATGGCAGAAGACGCACATCAATGGATATGGTTCtcataacaattaa
- the LOC102619518 gene encoding pentatricopeptide repeat-containing protein At4g02750-like — protein sequence MKASLKSIGNKGSYVFNQNKKITQLGKSGRVEEAIKMFSQMSQKNTVTYNSMISAYAKNGRVNDARKLFEQMPQRNLVSWNSMIAGYLHNDKVKEARELFDKMFRPDLFSWALMITCYTRKGELEKARELFDLLPNKEDTACWNAMVAGYAKIGNYNEAKKLLDAMPSKNIVSWNSMLSGYTKNGEMHLALKFFEAMEERDVVSWNLMLDGYVELDDLDSAWKFFQKIPEQNVVSWVTMLSGYARNGRMLEARRLFDQMPIRNVVAWNAMIAAYVQRGQIEEAARLFIEMPERNPVSWTTMIDGYVLIAKLDEARRLLDQMPYKNIAAQTAMISGYVQNKRMDEANQIFDKIGTHDVVCWNVMIKGYAQCGRMDEAINLFRQMVNKDIVTWNTMIAGYAQIGQMDDAVKIFEEMGKRRNTVSWNSLISSFLQNEFHLDALKIFVLMTQEGKKADHSTLACALSACAHLAALQLGRQIHHLAIKSGYVNDLFVGNSLITMYAKCGRIQNAELLFKDADPVDVISWNSLIAGYAINGNATEAIKLFEEMVMEGVAPDPVTFIGVLSACSHVGLVDWGLKLFECMTEVYAIEPLVEHYACMIDLLSRAGRLDEAFEMVKGMKIKPNAGIWGTLLGACRMHQNIKLGRIAVEKLSELEPQKTSRYALLSNMHAEAGRWDEVEKVRVSMEGSGAQKQPGCSWIEVKNQIHTFLSGDPKQCRTAEICNTLKTLAAQIRNTPLAVII from the coding sequence ATGAAGGCAAGTCTGAAATCAATTGGAAACAAGGGCAGTTATGTcttcaaccaaaataaaaaaattacccaaTTGGGGAAGTCGGGTCGGGTTGAAGAAGCCATCAAGATGTTCTCACAAATGTCTCAAAAGAACACAGTAACATATAATTCCATGATCTCTGCTTATGCTAAGAATGGTAGAGTTAACGATGCACGCAAACTTTTTGAGCAAATGCCTCAACGAAACTTGGTTTCTTGGAACTCGATGATAGCTGGGTACTTGCATAATGATAAAGTCAAAGAAGCCCGTGAACTATTTGATAAAATGTTCAGACCAGATCTCTTTTCATGGGCTTTGATGATTACTTGTTATACACGTAAAGGCGAGCTTGAAAAGGCGAGGGAACTATTTGATTTGCTTCCAAATAAAGAAGATACTGCATGTTGGAATGCGATGGTTGCAGGTTATGCGAAGATAGGGAATTATAATGAGGCGAAGAAGTTGCTTGATGCAATGCCGTCTAAGAATATTGTGTCGTGGAATTCAATGCTCTCCGGGTATACTAAGAATGGTGAAATGCATTTagctttgaaattttttgagGCGATGGAAGAACGTGATGTGGTTTCATGGAACTTAATGTTGGATGGGTATGTTGAATTAGatgatttggattctgcttgGAAGTTCTTTCAAAAGATTCCGGAACAGAATGTTGTTTCTTGGGTTACAATGTTAAGTGGGTATGCACGAAACGGTAGGATGCTTGAGGCTAGGAGACTATTCGACCAGATGCCAATTAGAAATGTGGTTGCTTGGAATGCAATGATTGCGGCTTATGTTCAAAGAGGACAAATTGAGGAGGCTGCTAGGCTATTTATAGAAATGCCAGAGAGGAATCCTGTGTCTTGGACTACAATGATTGATGGTTATGTTCTTATTGCTAAGCTTGATGAAGCAAGGAGACTTCTTGATCAGATGCCTTACAAGAACATTGCTGCCCAAACTGCTATGATTTCTGGatatgttcaaaataaaagaatggaTGAAGCTAACCAAATTTTTGATAAGATTGGGACCCATGATGTTGTTTGTTGGAACGTCATGATTAAAGGGTATGCTCAGTGCGGAAGAATGGATGAGGCTATTAATCTATTTAGACAAATGGTCAACAAAGACATAGTTACTTGGAACACTATGATTGCTGGTTATGCTCAAATCGGACAAATGGATGATGCAGTTAAGATCTTTGAAGAGATGGGGAAGAGGAGGAATACAGTTTCTTGGAATTCACTTATTTCAAGTTTTCTGCAAAATGAATTCCATTTGGATGCATTGAAGATTTTTGTGTTGATGACGCAGGAAGGGAAGAAAGCTGACCACTCAACTCTTGCATGCGCACTAAGTGCATGTGCCCATCTTGCTGCTCTGCAACTTGGGAGGCAGATTCACCATCTGGCTATTAAGAGTGGATATGTGAATGATCTGTTTGTTGGCAATTCCTTGATCACCATGTACGCTAAGTGCGGAAGGATTCAAAATGCTGAACTTTTATTCAAAGATGCAGATCCAGTTGATGTGATTTCTTGGAATTCTTTGATTGCTGGGTATGCCATAAATGGGAATGCGACAGAGGCAATCAAACTATTTGAGGAGATGGTGATGGAAGGGGTGGCCCCTGATCCAGTAACCTTCATTGGGGTTCTTTCTGCATGCAGTCATGTTGGCCTGGTTGATTGGggcttaaaattatttgaatgcATGACTGAAGTATACGCCATAGAACCTCTGGTGGAACACTATGCATGCATGATTGATTTGCTTAGTCGTGCCGGGAGGTTGGATGAAGCCTTTGAAATGGTTAAGGGAATGAAGATCAAGCCAAATGCAGGTATATGGGGTACGTTACTAGGGGCTTGCCGGATgcaccaaaatataaaacttggTCGGATCGCCGTTGAGAAACTTTCAGAACTTGAACCTCAGAAAACTTCCCGTTATGCACTCTTGTCCAACATGCATGCTGAGGCGGGCAGATGGGATGAGGTGGAGAAAGTGAGGGTGTCAATGGAAGGTAGTGGGGCACAAAAACAACCTGGATGCAGCTGGATAGAGGTTAAAAACCAGATTCATACTTTTCTTTCAGGTGATCCAAAACAGTGTAGAACAGCAGAGATTTGCAATACATTGAAGACTTTAGCTGCCCAGATTAGAAACACACCTCTAGCAGTGATTATCTAG